GAGTGGGCCATGAACAGGTGCCAAGCAGAGAGTTGAGTGAGTGACAGTAAGGTGCTGGTGACATTGCTGTGTGTGCCACCTGAACTAGTCTGTTGCTCTCAGCTGTTGTAGAGAATGCTGTCTCATCACTTGTCAAGAATATCtaagtttggtcaagctaaaatggctcagtcagagggaattctgggaggtTTTGTTGCAAAGACCTCTGGGATACTCTGTGCTGGGGAAAcccaagtgttttagtgccagacagctgcaaattgctaatgtcaagaagctgcagctgagccttatctgttatctcttatctgcttcctgagatcagaGTCAGGAGTTTGTGTATTGCAGATCAGGGACTGCTTGGTGTGAACTGTCTAGCCCTCCTTATCTTCAAGGAAAGTGATCACAGAAGGGGcacctaggatggctaattggaCCCAGGGCCAGCTCTGAAGGGTGGCAAGattgggtcctggctgagggcccagtgccctgagggccccctgaagggcccctctttagggtgggggagtagtgctccccttctgtgatctgcaacAGAATTGCTATTGCGGATCACACCGCCTGCCCGTTCCCTTGCTCCGTTTACCTTTCCTGTGTCTCGTGGCTGTGTTTtgtgcagcgctgcccttaaccaagatggtggctgaggtttccctatgaGGCTGAAgcatctgccgccatcttggtttatggcagccctgcatatgcgtagcatgcatgcgtgcaatCAATGAAAAAGGCGGTGGAAGCTTCAGCTTCAATTtcctttagggaaacctcagccaccatcttggttaagggcagcgctgtgcatACAGCTGCAAAACACAGACCAGAAAGATAGGTGGAGTGAGGGGATGGGCGGATGGTGTGATCCACTGCAGCatgtgccagggcctggggcaggctggagcccaagggcctcagcatgcctggagccggccctgattggtcccctccctgttgccagctgAATCCCATAAAATGAAGGGTGATTTTTCAGTTACAGTACTTGTTTCCCCATTTCATCCATCCCTATTCGTCTATGGATTTCAGTCAAAGCCTTTGGGAACCTGGCTATCAGACTGCGAAGTGAGCATCAGCTAGGATAGGGAAGCTTCTTTAATTTTCTTTGactgtttgaatctctcacagtGTTACGTAAATATATCTCTTGCTCAGCCCTGTAGAGGGTAATTGGCTCTAAAGGAAATATATGCTGCTCTCTTTTatatgtacctttcttttcttttaaataaagtaCCTTTTcttaatggtgtgtattgctttGGGCTTTGGCTCTAAATCCAGTTCTTGACCACGAAACTACTGACTACTGTTGGTTAATTTAGGTTAGTGCTCCAGAGCAAAGAGTTTAgcaataggtctgctctaggatTTAAATTAGTGTTCTGAGTTCCCCTTACTCAGAGCGTGGGCTAGTAAacgggtggtggcagtctaccttctAGGGTTGGCGTTAGGTATAAACTAACTCTAGGAAAGTGAGTGTTTGCCTGGGGAGCAGTGGCCCAGGGAATTGGGACTGTTTTCAGAAGCAAAGACCCCCTTGGGAttgctgaggtcaagggaccctAAGGGGCAATCTTTGACAATCACTAGTGCTGAAGCGAGGTTCAGATTCAAGAGGTAGTGGATTGTGCGGTGGGGCAAAGGCACTTACCTGACCTACTGGTagatgagttgctgctgcttactgggaaggagcAGGGAAGGGTGGTGTAGCATAAATGCACTGGAAAGAGGGCTGGATTAGCCTGGCCAGTGGATTTGTAATCCATGCCAGCCTCTCTGCTCCctgtctccctcctggtaagcagaagtgactcacctgccaggaggtcaggtaagtgcttcTGTCCCACCACACCATCAGCTACTCTCTGAAATTCCTATAtgtggaaggggggaggagatcttgttctcttcatggaataaaatgtcttgggctggtcctggccttaaatgtatttatttgtaacATGACTAGCCTTGACTTGACTCTTTTCCTGAATCCAGCCTGTTCAGCTATAGTGTCATTGGTTTCAGTACAGTGAATTTCTTTGATAAATAGCTGGCATGCAGTttgaagacaatactgagaagGCTTATGGAGTGATGAATTGTAGAATAATGtttgtttcccccactttttttttttaaaaaaagatcaccaTTACACTCAGCTCCCATTCTCTGGGAATCTTAGCAAAGCTGTTTATATATGTACAATCTTTTTGCTAGATTGGAAGCTCAGtgcatattctttttttttccaattaatttttattcaaattttcaaaaccaaaacaatacaaaaagaaaaaacacaaattaataactaatacaataaaaaaaagaaaaaaaagaaaactattgacttccgatttgtcgtagttcagctataagtctataatatataacaagcctgtctcttaatagattataaaatcaccttcctccagcggttatcttagttggtatcaaatctcattaacatcatatcattttattcttccacaaaaagtcaaagagaggtttccaatccttaagatatatgtccatcaatttttttctagatagacatgtcaatccaactcatcaagtgtactaagtccagtaatttcaaatcgctgttcttccattatccgtattggttccatcttccatctttacgcacccaataatcttgctgtcatagtcatataataagagtctgataggaatttcctttatcacagatatttccttgccatcaattccaaacgtatcactgaagtattgttgcaaagccgcatctctgttcctcttttttacggaatacactagcacatctcttgaaggtttttccattgacacaaaacagggattaattctgtaaactttctccatttcaagttccatcaaatccttccagtccaagaattttttcgaaccgataatatctttatctccaatctcttcatcaattccttcagggacagcgtcATCAGCGCATATTCTGATGTATTTCAGAAATATTTCAGGGCCCATTGTACCTTCCCCAGGAACTTTATTGTGGTAAACTGTTTTTATTTCACTTCTGTAGGAGATATGGTTGGTCATAAGTCAGGATCCTCTAGGCTGGGAATCTAAATTGCAGGACCTGTCTCAATTACTGACTAGTCCTATGACTAAAGATCTACTCCAAAATGATCTTCCCATTTATCTGCCATGATTTGGACTTCTAGACCAATTGTTATTTTGGGGATTTCTGAGCTACCATATGCCAGAATTTAGTTCCACTTGTACGAtaggacttccctttcctctcccccatcTGTTCTGGATAGTCtcctaaccctctggagcagattttgaggatgcCCGGGCAGctgcaggggaaaggagagggaagggaagttccattgcataagcagaaatctgttgcacatgcagaacaACATCACTGGATACAATGCAGTACATCCATTCATATTTTCATTTCATGCATGTCATGCTCCTGACTATAGTACACAGCAGACTTCAGCAACTGGAATAGCCTCTTGTCGGACTGGAAAGTATTGAGTATTTGTGGTCGCTACATTTTTGCTCAAGTTCTACATTATATTGCATTAATTCATTGAGCTGTCTAGATCACATATTTTGGACATTAACTTCAATATGTACGATTTttcatattttgaatgtttgacaTTGAGAATTTTTTCCTTGTAGGATTAGGGTGACTGGTTTATTgagcagatgacctgtttattgagcattcatcttcatttgtttgcagggaaatgAGATGATGTTggttatttaatgagcattcattctgatttgtttgcagggagggtagatgatgttgcatcaaaacaagtgttatcccacactttccagtacatcTGTCCATCACGTTGCTTATTGCAAAAGGTCTGATCTTTTAGGGAAGCTAGTTCATTTTGCAAGAGTACCCAATCAACAATGATTGCACAACCTAAATTTACTGGTATGCAATAGAAACTCCCCTGACAATAGcagcagtctggaagtgcccttaggcaaagtgaggcaactcTGCTGACAAAAGTTGAAGCATTGTAACAGCTGTATTTCCTGACCCCCCCCACTTCATTCTATTTCCACATGACCTTTCCTGAACCTCCTATACTGGCCTGTGCCTCAGGTGCTGTAGGGGACACTATTccaccaccagtgttgaagtaagattcagttgcTAGTCCAGATGGTTTCTCTTTGTGGAATGGGGAAGGGGTGCTATCTTGTTctccacttcaggcagcaaaatgtgacATGGAACAATCAGATAAATGAAACCAGTGATCTTTATCTTGTAACCACATGCTTTTGGAACCTGAATATGGAATAAATTTGTTTATATTTCttactgttaaataaatacaatccAATTGTTTTTTATACATGCCTGATTCTTGGCCTAGTTACCAAATAGAACTAGTTTAGCTGAATAGTGACAAAGCTACACAGTAACATGACATAAGGCAAATAAGGGCTTGAAAAAGTTATTAGTGGTGACAGTAAGATTCCCACTAGAGAGAAGCAGTTACTTGTAGCAGAAGAACAACCTAAAGCTGAGATCTTTAGAAGCTATAACGTATCCAGAGGGGTTGAGGCTTTCTGCTGCCAAGGCTGTTTGTAAACAAAAGCTGGGGGGTGGGGTAAGAAAATCAAGGCTGTAGCAACAATTTTGCTTAACTCAGAGGGTGGAATTAGGATCTCTACTTGTGCCAGGCAGTGTGTGGAAGTGGAGGTTCTGGTAGTGTGCAGGATAAAAAAACTCAAGAAAAAATAACTCTTTCCCTCGAAGAGTGAACTTTGGCAGGGGAAGATAAAACAGATTACAATTCCAATCATGCCTGACtattagccatactggctggggctgatgggaattggagtccaacaacatctggagggccacatctctgCAATAGAGAGTAGCTGGACAAGGTCTCTTTCGTGGCCTAACGGTATTTTAACTTGCACTGAGATATAGATTGTTTATGGCCAGGAAGCCATTCCAAAACTGTGATCCCCACCTGAAGTCTCTGCCATGCCAGGGTTCCACCATCTAATAGTTGTACATGTGTATAAGACCACATTTAATCACCAACAAGAAATGTCAATTTCTGAGCATATTTATTACTTCTTATTGCAGGTGATCTAGAAATGGATCTCAAACCCATGATGCAGAATGTAAACAATGTGACAGAATTTATCTTCTTTGGCCTCACCCAAAATGCAGAGCTGGAGAAAATATGTTTTGTGGTGTTTCTATTCTTCTATTTAATCATCGTTCTAGGAAACCTTCTCATAGTTGTCACTATAATCTTCAGCTCCCGCTTAAATTCTCCCATGTATTTTTTCCTTAGCTACTTATCTTTTGTAGACATCTGCTACTCCTCTGTTACAGCCCCCAAAATGATTGCAGACTTTCTTACTGAAAAGAAAACCATTTCCTTCATTGGCTGCATAACACAGCTTTTTGGGGTCCATTTCTTTGGTTGCACAGAAATCTTCATTCTAACAGTGATGGCATATGACCGGTACATTGCAATTTGTAAACCACTCCACTATACCACCATTATGACCAAGCAGGTTTGTGGGCAGATGATGGCAGCTTCATGGGTTGGAGGGTTAATGCATTCATTGGTACAGACTCTTATTACCACACAGCTTCCTTTTTGTGGACCCAATGAAATTGACCATTATTTCTGTGATGTCCATCCTTTACTGAAATTGGCTTGCACAGATACCTATGTTGTTGGCATCATTGTGGTTGCCAATAGTGGGATGATTGCTTTGGGCTGCTTCATCATCTTGGTTGTGTCATACATTGTCATCTTGGTGTCCTTGAGATCTCGCTCTTCAGAAGGCCGTCGCAAGGCTCTTTCTACCTGTGCTTCCCACATCACGGTAGTCATTTTATTTTTTGGGCCATGCACCTATACCTACATACGCCCTTCCAGCAACTTCTCAGAAGACAAAACAGTGGCTGTATTTTACACTGTTATCACCCCGATGCTCAACCCATTAATCTACACACTACGAAATGAAGAGGTGAAGAATGCCATGAGAAAATTATGGAGGAGGAAAGTGACTTCAAGTGAGAAAACAAAAATGTGAACTTTAGCATTATTTTTGTTAAAGAATGTGCATAAAATCCTTAGAATTGATTTATGTGATGCTTATCTTGAAAACAAGCAAatacctttttatttttccagtgttCTTAATTAGTTTCTGCTGTAATTTATTTTATCTTCGGCATATTTTGTGctgcttttatatgttttattattattgcatatcgcatgtgtattttaattttgttgtacATCATCTTGAGAAGCTTGAAGCCTGTAAATACTTGGGAACATACATCCATGCAGGCAACAAATAAAATATTCAGCAGAAAGGAGTAATTCAGGATTTGAAGATGTTTGATAATTAGTGTCTCGATAGCTATAGTTATAAGAAGGTGACTAGAGAAGAAAGTTACTCTGCACGGGGAATCAATGATGCAGTACTTGTCAAACACGCACATCACAGCTTTGAAAACAGATTTGACACACAATactatacaaccacaagagtggctgtatactatagccagcattgaCTTTtttcattccgcaatgttaaattgacagtaacccccattatttattttatttattatttgatttatatcctgcccttcctcccagcaggagcccagggcagcaaagagaaacactaaaaacactttaaaacatcatagaaacagaccttaaaatacatttaaacaaaacaacgttaaaaacattttttaaaaaagtttaaaaaacccccatgccattctgatgcttcctgttagctcatttcaaaacaaaaccttacaacactTATAATCTTGAACTcaggaacgcttgcttaacaaccctctaaattttcatggcaatataaaAAACAGAcagagaaaattgagagttcaaactgtaaaaagagagggaaaaaaccagaccccctttggacttctttctgtcagagttctcataatttgttgaaattaattaaaaatcagccatgttcacagagtacctgttattttattactgaccttgccccatactctgaccttcatcttctgcaatttaaacattaaaaaaatgcctagctgatttttaattaatttaagaaatttagcattgaagtcaatgattagccagggcatgctcagtaagaaccaactgtccgtgtcctaaaagctagactcacagctgcttggcttggctaatcagggggcgaca
This DNA window, taken from Rhineura floridana isolate rRhiFlo1 chromosome 2, rRhiFlo1.hap2, whole genome shotgun sequence, encodes the following:
- the LOC133378220 gene encoding olfactory receptor 4S2-like, whose amino-acid sequence is MDLKPMMQNVNNVTEFIFFGLTQNAELEKICFVVFLFFYLIIVLGNLLIVVTIIFSSRLNSPMYFFLSYLSFVDICYSSVTAPKMIADFLTEKKTISFIGCITQLFGVHFFGCTEIFILTVMAYDRYIAICKPLHYTTIMTKQVCGQMMAASWVGGLMHSLVQTLITTQLPFCGPNEIDHYFCDVHPLLKLACTDTYVVGIIVVANSGMIALGCFIILVVSYIVILVSLRSRSSEGRRKALSTCASHITVVILFFGPCTYTYIRPSSNFSEDKTVAVFYTVITPMLNPLIYTLRNEEVKNAMRKLWRRKVTSSEKTKM